In Cicer arietinum cultivar CDC Frontier isolate Library 1 chromosome 1, Cicar.CDCFrontier_v2.0, whole genome shotgun sequence, one DNA window encodes the following:
- the LOC101512255 gene encoding geraniol 8-hydroxylase-like codes for MHIYLSQLSPQMYFATTMLFLILTYIAINFLSQYYANRIKKQKYNLPPGPSPFTIMLNVFELGKKPQYSLAKFSKIYGPIMHLKLGQLTTVVISSAEIAQEVLQTYDHFFSDRTIPQAVAVLSHDHFSLPFIPVNDLWRDLRKICKNQLFSAKTLDVSHELRRKKLQELLSDIDKSSLSGEAVDIGKAAFKTSLNFLSNTFFSMDFVNSAGETDEYKGIIENLVTAIGTPNLVDFFPILKMVDPQGIRGISSTYVEKLLDILDSYIIKRLKLREEENHVTNDDMLDNLLNVSQENCQKMDNTKIKHLFLDLFVAGTDTTSYTIERAMAELVHNQHAMSKAKEELDQIIGIGNTIEESDIIRLPYLQAIVKETLRLHPSAPLLLPRKAKTNVTIHGYTIPQGAQILVNQWAMGRNPKIWVNPTLFSPERFLGSEINFKGQNFQLTPFGSGRRICPGMPLAIRMLHTMLGSLINSFDWKLESGDRDIDQPLRAIPFRVNKVYHAI; via the exons ATGCATATTTACTTGTCCCAATTGAGTCCACAAATGTATTTTGCAACCACAATGCTCTTCCTCATATTAACATACATTGCTATAAACTTTCTTTCACAATACTATGCTAAtagaattaaaaaacaaaaatacaatctTCCACCAGGACCTTCACCTTTTACAATTATGTTAAATGTTTTTGAATTAGGAAAAAAACCACAATACTCATTAGCCAAATTCTCAAAAATATATGGTCCAATAATGCATTTGAAATTAGGCCAATTAACAACTGTAGTAATATCTTCAGCAGAGATAGCACAAGAAGTGCTTCAAACTTATGATCACTTTTTCTCAGACAGAACAATTCCTCAAGCTGTAGCAGTTCTCAGCCATGATCATTTTAGCTTACCATTTATACCAGTGAATGATCTGTGGAGagatttaagaaaaatatgcaAAAACCAATTGTTTTCTGCTAAGACTCTTGATGTTAGTCATGAACTTAGACGTAAGAAGTTACAAGAACTTTTATCTGATATAGATAAAAGCAGCTTAAGTGGTGAAGCAGTAGACATTGGAAAAGCTGCTTTTAAAACttcattgaattttttatcaaaCACTTTTTTCTCTATGGATTTTGTTAACTCTGCAGGTGAAACTGATGAATATAAAGGTATAATTGAAAATCTTGTAACAGCAATAGGAACACCAAATTTGGTTGATTTTTTTCCAATTTTGAAGATGGTTGATCCACAGGGTATAAGAGGAATATCATCAACTTATGTTGAAAAGTTGTTGGATATTCTTGATTCCTATATTATCAAGAGGTTGAAGTTAAGAGAAGAGGAAAATCATGTCACAAATGATGACATGTTAGATAATTTGCTCAACGTTTCTCAAGAGAATTGTCAAAAAATGGACAACACCAAGATTAAACATTTGTTTCTT GATTTATTTGTTGCGGGTACCGATACAACATCCTACACAATAGAACGAGCAATGGCAGAACTAGTTCACAATCAACATGCAATGTCAAAAGCTAAAGAAGAACTTGATCAAATAATTGGTATAGGAAATACCATTGAGGAATCAGACATAATAAGACTCCCATATTTGCAAGCAATAGTAAAAGAAACGTTACGTCTGCACCCATCAGCTCCACTTTTGCTACCAAGAAAAGCCAAAACAAATGTTACAATTCATGGATACACTATTCCACAAGGTGCACAAATTCTAGTCAATCAATGGGCCATGGGAAGGAACCCAAAAATTTGGGTCAATCCAACTTTGTTTTCACCTGAAAGATTTTTGGGGTCCGAAATTAATTTCAAGGGACAAAATTTTCAATTGACACCATTTGGTAGTGGGAGAAGAATATGTCCTGGCATGCCACTTGCAATTAGAATGTTGCATACTATGTTAGGATCATTGATTAATTCCTTTGATTGGAAATTGGAAAGTGGAGATAGAGACATTGATCAACCCTTGCGAGCTATTCCATTTAGAGTAAACAAGGTGTACCATGCAATATAG
- the LOC101512583 gene encoding protein trichome birefringence-like 42, giving the protein MVLGPLILASAFVWTVALSQQQPCDYSQGSWIIDHSIPSFYPLYDDFKDCPFIGQGFDCLINGRPDKDYLKYTWKPSTCNLPRFDGGKFLERYKGKKILFVGDSISNNMWQSLTCLLHIAIPNSNYTLTPQTKELTEFSFPEYEASIMWLKNGFLVDLVHDKEKGRILRLDTISTGDHWQGYDVLIFNTYHWWTHTGKTQTWDYFQVGNELIKEMDHLEAFKIGLTTWAKWVDSNIDSSKTRVLFQGIAASHVDGKGCLRQIKPDQGSMPAYPGVDIVKSIISKMEKHVELLDITLLTQLRRDGHPSIYTGRGNSYVDCSHWCLAGVPDTWNQMLYATLLEK; this is encoded by the exons ATGGTGCTAGGTCCCCTGATACTAGCCTCTGCATTTGTATGGACAGTGGCACTTTCTCAACAACAACCATGTGATTACTCTCAAGGAAGCTGGATCATTGATCATTCCATTCCTTCCTTCTACCCTCTCTATGATGATTTCAAGGATTGTCCTTTCATTGGTCAAGGATTTGATTGCCTCATAAATGGTAGACCTGACAAAGACTACCTCAAATATACATGGAAACCCTCTACTTGTAACCTTCCAAG GTTTGATGGTGGGAAATTTTTGGAGAGATACAAAGGAAAGAAGATATTGTTTGTGGGAGATTCCATAAGTAACAACATGTGGCAATCACTCACTTGTTTGCTTCACATTGCAATTCCAAACTCAAATTATACCTTAACACCACAAACAAAAGAACTTACTGAATTCTCATTTCCG gaATATGAAGCTTCAATCATGTGGTTGAAAAATGGGTTCTTAGTTGATTTGGTTCATGataaagaaaaaggaagaatTTTGAGGTTGGATACTATTAGCACTGGGGACCATTGGCAAGGATATGATGTTTTGATTTTCAATACCTATCATTGGTGGACTCATACAGGAAAGACACAAAC ATGGGATTACTTTCAAGTTGGTAATGAGTTAATTAAGGAGATGGATCATTTGGAAGCTTTTAAGATTGGCTTAACCACTTGGGCTAAATGGGTTGATTCCAACATTGACTCTTCAAAGACTAGAGTCTTGTTTCAAGGAATAGCTGCTTCTCATGTTGA TGGAAAAGGGTGTCTAAGACAAATTAAACCAGATCAAGGATCAATGCCAGCTTATCCTGGTGTAGACATTGTAAAGAGCATTATAAGCAAAATGGAGAAGCATGTAGAATTGCTTGACATCACTTTGCTAACACAGTTAAGGAGGGATGGTCATCCATCTATCTACACAGGTCGTGGCAATAGTTATGTGGATTGTAGTCATTGGTGTCTTGCTGGTGTTCCTGATACTTGGAATCAAATGTTGTATGCTACTCTTCTTGAAAAATAG
- the LOC101512890 gene encoding protein trichome birefringence-like 41 yields MSNSNRRVECGFCNCVNRSSMLFFVVVTVVMMGGVKAKGGGSSRNEECELFTGTWVEDESYPLYETATCPFIEREFRCETNGRPDLIYTHYRWQPLACNLLRFDGQDFLERMRGKSIMFVGDSLSRNQWQSLTCLLHSAVPNSNYTLARVGDVSIFTFTEYEVKVMLDRNVYLVDVVKEDIGRVLKLDSIEGSKLWNGIDMLIFNTWHWWSRRGPTQPWDYIQVGSQVMKDMDRMKAFEKALKTWAAWVDANIDPAKVQVFFQGISPSHYNGSLWNEPSAKSCIREKTPVAGSTYPGGLPPAVDVLKSVLSTIKKPVTLLDITTLSLLRKDGHPSIYGLFGAKGMDCSHWCLSGVPDTWNEILYNIII; encoded by the exons ATGAGTAATAGTAATAGGCGAGTTGAATGTGGTTTTTGTAATTGTGTTAACCGTAGTAGtatgttattttttgttgttgttacgGTGGTGATGATGGGGGGTGTGAAAGCAAAAGGAGGGGGTTCATCGAGGAATGAAGAATGTGAGTTGTTTACAGGAACATGGGTTGAGGATGAATCGTATCCGTTGTATGAAACAGCCACGTGTCCGTTCATAGAGCGCGAGTTCAGGTGTGAAACAAATGGACGACCTGATCTGATTTATACCCATTACAGATGGCAACCACTTGCCTGCAATTTACTCAG ATTCGACGGACAAGATTTTTTGGAGAGAATGAGGGGAAAGAGCATTATGTTTGTGGGAGATTCATTGAGTAGAAATCAATGGCAGTCTTTGACTTGCTTGCTTCATTCTGCAGTGCCCAATTCCAATTATACTTTGGCTAGAGTTGGAGATGTTTCTATATTTACATTTACG GAGTATGAAGTGAAAGTAATGCTAGATAGGAACGTGTATCTAGTAGATGTTGTGAAAGAGGATATAGGGAGAGTATTGAAGCTTGATTCCATAGAAGGAAGCAAGCTATGGAATGGGATTGATATGCTAATCTTTAACACATGGCATTGGTGGTCCCGTAGAGGACCCACTCAACC ATGGGATTATATCCAAGTTGGGAGTCAAGTAATGAAAGACATGGATAGAATGAAGGCTTTTGAAAAAGCACTCAAAACATGGGCAGCATGGGTAGATGCTAACATCGACCCTGCAAAAGTACAAGTCTTCTTTCAAGGGATTTCCCCATCTCATTACAA TGGCAGCCTATGGAATGAACCAAGTGCAAAGAGTTGTATCCGAGAGAAGACACCGGTGGCCGGATCGACCTATCCCGGCGGATTGCCACCGGCTGTGGACGTGTTAAAGAGTGTGCTAAGCACAATTAAGAAACCAGTCACACTTTTAGACATTACAACTCTCTCACTTCTAAGAAAAGATGGTCATCCTTCAATTTATGGACTTTTTGGTGCAAAAGGAATGGATTGCAGTCATTGGTGTCTTTCTGGTGTTCCTGATACTTGGAATGAGATACTTTAcaacattattatttaa